A genome region from Pseudanabaena sp. Chao 1811 includes the following:
- a CDS encoding AAA family ATPase, which produces MIPQKLRLKNFLSYQQLALDFSGLHVACICGANGAGKSSLLEAISWALWGISRAASEDDVIHVGSKETQVDFTFIAGGEVYRVIRTRSRNSSTSLEFQVQSEGKFKSLTERKVRSTQQTIISHLKMDYETFVNSAYLRQGRADEFMLKRPSDRKQILADMLALSQYDELAERAKDIARTSKAESAVLENLLLHLREQIQSGAEIAPQLETLRSQLTDLQVWESRDRARLQVVEDLQKQYQHVSQQLTWQQQQHNSITGNLAQGSRQLTNLQKQLQQLEASLAQRSQILQDYERYQLLSMQESELERKLQKYQQLSDRRGEFSHKLASLQSELKGQLRHYQAQLEALVQQETELTVILNRGSEIEGAIAELHKARAVLQEFDRLHAQSTPLIHRHQVLKHQLEREQTKLSAKLEELIAKREQLYLQVKNHDQLLINAQELDRQIEALQKKQVYQQRVHEKGLERRDFLERLKTRLADSEAAFHKLESKMRQLTVPNAPCPLCDRPLDADHWQLVQKKHKQESRDLQADIWVVKEQQAASNCEIEVLREEYRVLKKELAPLNDLIQRKGTLQERLKAIAEAKQRLGQIDLEIAALNDCLQNQNYMREAWEEMELIDKNIHKFAYDEKNHALARGDVERWRWAEVKQSELKNAQRQADNLSQKIPDLQTKINQLQERLTKNLIDLEVQHELEQCDRALTQLAYEPDHHQQLRAQKQELTPSLLRYQELTRAEQEYPEIQQQVNHLQQTQNTYQQELQTITAQITQLQSQVQALQGDHAQEINALRQNLQNWRSQMDILLAQIGSLQQAQQQLEQSRQREQETLAQIELARHRQRIHTELHQAFGKNGIQALMLENVLPQIEVEANQILAQLSDRQLNVRFITQKSGKKSDRIIETLDIEIADTRGTRPYETYSGGESFRINFAVRLALSRILAQRKGSTLQTLIIDEGFGSQDQLGCDRLVSAINAIAPDFECILVITHMPQMKEAFNTLIEVSKNDEGSTVQLVG; this is translated from the coding sequence ATGATCCCTCAGAAATTAAGATTAAAAAATTTCTTGAGCTATCAACAATTAGCCTTAGATTTTAGTGGGCTGCATGTTGCTTGTATTTGTGGTGCAAATGGAGCGGGGAAATCCTCATTATTAGAAGCAATTTCTTGGGCATTGTGGGGAATAAGTCGGGCAGCGAGTGAAGATGATGTCATTCATGTTGGTTCTAAAGAAACTCAAGTAGATTTCACGTTTATCGCAGGTGGCGAAGTCTATCGGGTGATCAGAACGCGATCGCGCAATAGTTCAACCTCTCTAGAATTTCAGGTGCAGAGTGAAGGAAAATTTAAATCCCTCACTGAGCGCAAGGTGCGATCAACCCAGCAGACTATCATTTCGCACCTAAAGATGGATTATGAAACCTTTGTTAATTCGGCGTATTTACGTCAAGGTCGTGCTGACGAATTTATGCTGAAGCGTCCGAGCGATCGCAAACAGATTCTTGCGGATATGTTGGCTTTGTCGCAGTATGACGAGTTGGCGGAACGGGCGAAGGATATTGCAAGGACTAGCAAGGCAGAATCGGCGGTTTTAGAGAATTTATTGTTACATTTACGGGAGCAGATTCAATCAGGAGCGGAGATTGCGCCGCAGTTAGAAACTTTGCGATCGCAATTAACAGATTTGCAAGTGTGGGAAAGTCGCGATCGCGCCCGATTGCAAGTTGTGGAAGATTTGCAAAAGCAATATCAACATGTATCGCAGCAGTTGACTTGGCAACAGCAACAACATAATTCAATTACAGGAAATCTTGCTCAAGGTTCACGACAGCTAACGAACCTCCAAAAGCAATTGCAGCAGTTAGAGGCTAGCCTCGCTCAGCGATCGCAAATTTTGCAAGATTACGAACGCTATCAATTGCTATCTATGCAAGAATCTGAACTAGAACGCAAGTTGCAAAAATATCAACAACTTAGCGATCGGCGAGGAGAATTTAGTCATAAACTTGCGAGCTTGCAAAGTGAACTCAAGGGGCAATTACGCCATTATCAAGCGCAGTTAGAGGCATTGGTTCAGCAGGAAACTGAGTTAACGGTTATTCTCAATCGAGGCTCCGAAATTGAAGGCGCGATCGCCGAATTACACAAGGCAAGGGCAGTCTTACAGGAATTTGATCGCCTCCATGCTCAATCTACCCCCCTAATTCATCGTCATCAGGTGTTGAAGCATCAATTGGAACGAGAGCAAACTAAACTTTCGGCAAAACTCGAAGAACTAATTGCCAAAAGGGAACAGTTGTATTTGCAAGTGAAGAACCACGATCAATTGCTGATCAATGCTCAAGAGCTAGATCGCCAGATTGAAGCATTACAAAAAAAACAAGTTTATCAACAGCGTGTCCATGAAAAAGGGTTAGAACGGCGGGATTTTTTGGAAAGATTAAAAACAAGATTGGCAGATAGTGAAGCGGCTTTTCATAAATTAGAATCGAAAATGCGTCAGCTAACTGTACCAAATGCGCCTTGTCCATTGTGCGATCGCCCCCTCGATGCAGACCACTGGCAATTAGTGCAGAAAAAACACAAACAGGAATCTCGCGACCTGCAAGCAGATATTTGGGTGGTGAAAGAACAACAGGCAGCCTCTAATTGTGAAATTGAAGTGTTGCGAGAAGAATATCGTGTTTTAAAAAAGGAGCTTGCACCGCTTAATGATTTGATTCAGCGTAAGGGAACTTTGCAGGAAAGGCTCAAGGCGATCGCCGAGGCAAAGCAGAGGCTAGGGCAGATTGATCTAGAAATTGCGGCATTAAATGACTGTTTGCAAAATCAAAACTATATGCGTGAAGCGTGGGAGGAAATGGAACTCATTGATAAAAATATTCATAAATTCGCCTATGATGAAAAAAATCATGCCCTCGCCCGTGGTGATGTGGAACGATGGCGCTGGGCAGAGGTTAAACAATCGGAATTAAAAAATGCCCAACGACAAGCGGATAATCTCTCACAGAAAATCCCTGATCTGCAAACCAAAATTAATCAACTACAGGAACGCTTAACGAAAAATTTGATCGATCTAGAAGTCCAGCATGAACTCGAACAATGCGATCGCGCCCTCACACAGCTAGCCTACGAGCCTGACCACCATCAACAACTTCGCGCTCAAAAACAAGAACTTACGCCATCACTTCTGCGCTATCAAGAACTCACCCGCGCCGAACAGGAATATCCCGAAATCCAGCAACAGGTGAACCATTTGCAACAAACCCAAAACACCTATCAGCAGGAATTGCAAACTATCACGGCGCAAATTACACAATTACAGTCTCAAGTTCAAGCTTTGCAAGGCGATCATGCTCAGGAAATAAATGCTTTGCGCCAAAATCTGCAAAACTGGCGATCACAAATGGATATACTCCTTGCCCAAATCGGTAGCCTTCAGCAAGCCCAACAACAACTAGAGCAAAGTCGTCAACGGGAACAGGAAACCCTCGCTCAAATCGAACTAGCCCGTCATCGTCAACGCATTCATACCGAATTACATCAAGCCTTTGGTAAAAATGGCATTCAAGCACTGATGCTCGAAAATGTTTTACCCCAAATTGAAGTAGAAGCAAATCAAATTCTCGCGCAACTCAGCGATCGCCAATTAAATGTCCGTTTTATTACCCAAAAATCTGGCAAAAAAAGCGATCGCATCATCGAAACTCTGGATATTGAAATAGCTGATACGAGAGGTACAAGACCCTACGAAACCTATTCGGGAGGAGAATCCTTTCGGATTAATTTTGCGGTGCGCCTCGCCCTTTCCCGTATACTAGCCCAGCGCAAAGGCAGTACGCTCCAAACCCTAATTATTGATGAAGGATTTGGTAGTCAAGACCAATTAGGATGCGATCGCCTTGTCAGTGCCATTAATGCGATCGCGCCCGATTTTGAATGTATTCTTGTAATCACTCATATGCCCCAAATGAAGGAAGCGTTTAATACACTCATTGAGGTCTCTAAAAATGATGAAGGCTCAACCGTCCAATTAGTGGGATAA